In Alosa alosa isolate M-15738 ecotype Scorff River chromosome 19, AALO_Geno_1.1, whole genome shotgun sequence, a genomic segment contains:
- the foxi2 gene encoding forkhead box protein I2 yields the protein MNSIDAQLQHAASPTVSPLQPLSKSAHDAPEMAVYCDNFSVYHQQSLPGGQRPSASYGLGEYTASPNPYLWLNGPGVNSSPSYLHHGNNPSSFMPPSYGAQRQFLSNSPGFAGPDLGWLSIASQEELLKLVRPPYSYSALIAMAIQNAHEKKLTLSQIYQYVADNFPFYKKSKAGWQNSIRHNLSLNDCFKKVPRDEDDPGKGNYWTLDPNCEKMFDNGNFRRKRKRRSDTSAGATGNSKGEDGRPLPGIKSSESPNLVGPSSPDMEPVNEPHKSSSPPSLGAAPCFNNFFNSMSSLATMPPGRQGSLGLVNEISSRHITALSPYHASAAPETGTSTEHSDNPHVNRGVYYNSFPSTGGGGGQSTQFNGHFYNSFSVNSLIYPRDGTEL from the exons ATGAACTCGATTGACGCGCAGCTCCAACACGCCGCCTCTCCTACCGTCAGTCCGCTCCAACCGCTGTCCAAAAGTGCGCACGACGCCCCCGAAATGGCTGTGTACTGCGATAACTTCAGCGTCTACCACCAACAAAGTTTACCTGGCGGGCAGCGACCGTCTGCTAGCTACGGACTAGGAGAATACACGGCGTCGCCTAACCCTTACCTGTGGCTCAACGGCCCCGGCGTCAACTCCTCACCATCCTACCTGCATCACGGAAACAACCCATCGTCTTTCATGCCCCCTTCGTACGGTGCCCAACGGCAGTTCCTGTCCAACTCTCCCGGTTTCGCTGGCCCGGACCTCGGATGGCTTTCCATTGCCAGTCAGGAGGAGTTACTGAAGCTCGTGCGCCCGCCATACTCCTACTCTGCGCTAATTGCCATGGCGATTCAGAACGCTCATGAAAAGAAGCTCACGCTCAGTCAGATATATCAATATGTGGCGGATAACTTCCCTTTCTACAAGAAGAGCAAAGCCGGCTGGCAAAACTCCATCCGGCACAACCTGTCCCTAAATGACTGCTTTAAGAAGGTGCCGAGAGACGAGGACGATCCTG GTAAAGGAAACTACTGGACCTTGGATCCTAACTGTGAGAAGATGTTTGACAACGGAAACTTCCGCAGAAAACGGAAACGCAGGTCTGACACAAGCGCAGGAGCAACCGGGAACAGTAAAGGCGAGGATGGGCGACCTCTTCCTGGAATCAAGAGCTCCGAAAGCCCGAACCTTGTCGGACCATCATCCCCGGACATGGAACCGGTCAATGAGCCTCATAAGAGCTCATCTCCTCCAAGTCTCGGTGCAGCTCCGTGCTTCAACAACTTCTTCAACAGTATGTCAAGCCTTGCAACGATGCCTCCCGGTAGACAGGGCTCTCTCGGGTTGGTGAACGAGATCTCGAGTCGGCACATCACTGCGCTGAGCCCCTATCACGCCAGCGCGGCTCCTGAAACTGGAACGAGCACGGAGCATTCCGACAATCCACACGTGAACCGCGGAGTGTACTACAACTCTTTCCCAAGCACTGGCGGTGGTGGAGGACAAAGCACACAGTTTAACGGGCACTTTTATAACAGCTTCAGTGTCAACAGTCTCATATACCCCCGCGATGGCACGGAGCTATAA